A region of the Portunus trituberculatus isolate SZX2019 chromosome 21, ASM1759143v1, whole genome shotgun sequence genome:
TAAAATGTATGAATTTAACTCATAATATTCcaacagaaaagggaaaatcaCAGTGAAATATATGAATTGCAAAATCAACTGTGTTTTGGCTTCCTTGTGCAATCCTCCCCACCAGGTGAGGCCCCTAGGAGAGCCCCCATGATTGGGTGGATGGCCACATGCAGCCTCTTCAGGGCAACACACTGCATTGTGCTACATTGATATCAGCAGTACACTTGGTAAGTTGCTAAGaaattttatttttacacacTTGTAGAAGATATTCAAAGAACATACAATTTACATGtagttatttatatatgtatgtatatgtatatatataaatatgtacATTCAGGACATTCAAAGGAATGATATGAAAAGTATCACAGCAATGTTGGAAATTCTTTCACTGAGGAAATTCAGAAATGCAAAGTTTGTGATATTCGGAGGGAGTCAAGTGAAGCGTTTATAGCAAGAATATCAAACAAATGAGCAAATTGAGCAATGGCTGCTTCTTAATGATATCCAATGTGCCACTGGAAAGTACCCAATAAAAGTTTTGGTGCTAGCGTAGTACAGCATAGTAGCAGAAGAGAAAGCGCAAGGAAGAGTGATGTAAGACTAATGTCCTTCTAGCATACTGAACATCGGTATGCTATACGCATGCTGATCATCATGCAGACTACAAGCACATGACAGAAGGGCCTACCAAGCCTGTGCCTAACACTGCCCCagtacaccatcaccatcgccatcaccatcaccactactaccactatctgcCCTCCCTTAACCATCAACAAAGTGAAAATCTAACACAGGTCAGGGACATTAGTACTGAGGTAGTCAACTTTACCAACagtccaaaaaagaaaaatctataaTTTTATGAATGTATTATGAAAAGCACTTAAATATCTAACATaaacttcctatttcttctgtttcagaaaagaaaaggactgaAATTCCCATAAAGTAAGTGACAGCAAATCCATTATACATGGATTTGTATATAAACAGTGAGGTAAAACATTTCACTTCGGACTGTGAAGCAAAATACCAAATAAAAATATCCTGGTGAGGATTTCACAGGCTGAGTAACACAATGGTGACAGCCCTGCCTCAGTACTGGAGCAGACATgggtacaaacaaacaaaacacctatacaatataaaaaatatacctGTTCCAACCCTAGAAATGATCTGACTAGGAACGTTCTACCTAACTCATTACTTTGGTGCTGCACGCATTACAGTATAATTTGTGCAGAGACTAAAACAGTGCCAATTAAACAAATAACATCTACAGTAACAAATCATTCTGCACCTGTGCAAAGATGACAACTACAAGGTGTGTTTCAAACAGTGCATACAAGGAAGTGCTGAATATTTACTCCAAAGCTCCAGTTGAGAATGATGTGTGTGGTAAAAACATTGTACATTGTATACCCCGTTTGTGCATATAAAGGATGATACATCATGGATAACAAATCCTATGCTAACTAACTGTCAGTGTGTTAATTCTTGCTGTGTGGGAAGCGTCTGTGACATGATATGCTTCAGGATTGTGCTGCTATTGAATCCATGAATGTCTGGTGAAGGGACAACCAAGTGTGTGTTGACTAGGATGTTTCagttacttgaaaatatttagtGTCACATCCACAACACAACAGCCTTACTGACCTTGTAGAAATAGGAATTAGCACTGGTGATACATCTAACCTGCTCGTATCTTGTATCAAAATGTGGTAGAAATGTTATAATTTAGTTTATAACCTTCTATAAAACTGTGAAGGTTGGAATGACTCTATAGTTACCATGTGTGAAATTGCGAGTTAAATGATGGGATCCACAACTCTCCCACATTCAAGACCTCTGTTCTCTCTCAAAATTGTATTATTAACTCAATTTTTTTAGCTGGAAAAATATTTGCGACATTCTTATATTATGATATGTCTactactgatatatatatatatatatatatatatatatatatatatatatatatatatatatatatatatatatatatatatatatatgcataaagTCTGATCTAAGTGGTTTAGGAATAGTATATATGtagatttttttatgataataaaCTATACCCTTGTTCTATGGTGACACTAggtaaataaagccatcacctTCTCAACTCAAAGCCTCAGTTGTCAAGGGTAACAGATGATGGGTGCCCCTGTACAAAACTATCATCCATAGAGGAGATCAAAGACACATTATTCCCGCATTTCAAGCTACCATGAATGATATGGAAGATCGTATGGATGGAGGACACTCTGAAGTACCACATTTGTTTCAAAATATATGAGCCACAGACATTTGTTAGGCTAAAATGTGCAATTATCTATGAGTAAAAATGTTTGAAAGTAGATGTTGAGGAAACAAATTCAGTACATATTTATATAACATTGTTCTAACATCAGTGTGTTCATCCCCCAAAACACTTGTTCCAAAATGAAAACTTACTCTGAAAGGAAGTTATTCTTACAAATTCATTCTTACTTTGCAGACGAGATATTTACGAGAGGGTGACAGAAGCTCTGAGTAGTTGTGACCACCCCCACACAAACTGAAGGAATGACGCACTCTCAGACAATCTTGAGGAAGCTGCGTGGATCAGTGGAGGCTCGACGGCGGGGGAAAGGGATCAGGATGTGAAGGATCCAGTACCGTCCAAACACATGGAGGAAGTTGTGGAAGGCTGAGCGGTGAACCATGAGCAGACCCTGAGGCACAAGGTAACACGTCATTCCATCATCATTGTAAGTCAAATGTTGTCATGAATACATTTTGCAAGAGAGTAATTCGCAAAATAATTATATTTGAAGAACATCTATCACTGACATTCCCTTCAGTAAAAGACTAGTCAAAACAAGgcatccacacacaccacaatcacATTCATAAGCAATCCATCATATTTTGGCCTCTCACTGACACTAACCAATATTAGAATATTAGAACAAACATTACATTGCTGCAAATCTACACACAAGCCTCAGATGATCAgacttaaataaaaagaaaacatgttcATTTTATCTCCATAATAGCTACTCATTCCCTGCAAGGATTAACACCATCCTGAGTCTTGTTACCTTGTTGTATTCGTAGGCTGTCTGGCCTCGGAGGACATACACAAGCTGCTGTATAACACAGAACCCGGTGAAAACCCCTGTGGCTGAGGACACATAGAGCAGCGTTACCCAGCCAACCTCTGCCAACTGGGCCTGCAGACATACCCGCACAGAGTCAGACCATCATTACCACGGCACAAGGGGATATTAAAGTGTACATTATGACGTCAAAGAAAGGGTGCTAAAATTAGTTTAAGCCTACTATAAGGAATTTAGACAACTAAGAATTAGATCACAGCAGTCAAAACACACATTAAGAAATGTAAGATTTCTAAATCACAATCATTACACTAATATTGGACCGGACTTCAATGAGAGGTAGATATTACCTTATCAAACTCTACATCTATAATCTGTGATGATCAATCTATAATTATAGCTATACCTAAGAATTAGTTTGGGCTACAAAAGAGTCtccatttatgtatctattagGATACTCTAACATCCTGCTACAAATTAATACTGAATCAAAAGCATACAACCAATGAAGAGCCTGTTATGAAGCTCCTTCATTGCCCACCTTGTCCAGCATCCACATGACAAGAGTGACAGGGTAGAAGTAGTACAGGAACTCAGAGGACCAGAATGCTCTTAGGTAGGTGCCAGAGTAGTAGCGGTGAAGCAGCCGTGCAGCATACAAGCACCTGTGGGGGTGTGGTGTTGTTAGGCCTCTGCATGTGAGACAAGTTATTTGATACATGATATTACATTAGCTAACCAGTGTATCTCTGATGTTTTTGGgaaaaaatcttagaaaaaaaaaacattcatgaaGATACAATAATAGATTTCACAATTAATGACAAGCTGTGCAAGTAAGCAATTTGGTACAGGAACTCTTAAACTACTAAACTGCATATTTATTTTATAAGATACAAGTAAGACTTTTAAAAACACTTATATAAATATACATGTTGCAATTGCTGTTACTGTATGATATTGATCTATTCTGCAGTTTGTCCTTCACCCACGACAGGCAGAAGCGAATGGAGCTGCAAGTAATAGTCACCCAATGCAGgcatagaagcagaagagaatgAAGTAGCAAAGGTTGTAGCCCCCGACACAGGTGCCAAGGAAGAAGCAGTGGTGGTCACGCTGGTGAATGCAGCGATCACACAGGGAACAGTGGTGGCTGCGCTCTGGCTTGTAGATCTTGCAGGTTGGACAGTAGCGCAGCTGTTTGCAGTCATCATGAGACAGGCCTGGGGCTAGCTCACTGCAGGCCatgaggagatgagaggggaagggagggtggtgTACTTTGCAGGAAGTAGGTTTTTTATATTAGATgcatatatttttatcttattatgtTTTACAGATTCTGTGTGACCATAATGTGTATTCGAGTGAATGAGTAATAATTCTTTAAAGGTATGCTATTGTGTATTTTGTGTCATgtgtcttgcttttttttgcACCCAAGATGCCTTCCCACACATACTTCATTCACCTGGTGTATTGATAGTCCTGGTCCAAATTAGGCATAGCAGAAGCCAGAGGGGCATAAGCAGGTATGAGTGTGAGCCATGCCTTGCCACCCCATGCACTGCGCCAAGTTATGCCTCCATAGCTCACACAAGGCTTGTGGTTACCAAGCTGAAGTGCCACAATACACAGACACCCTTCAGATTAGCAACTACAAGGCACAGTATTCTTTGCACTAATCTTCCTGTCTTTCAATAATATGTGTGCATATGCTTGCTCCAGACGATCCATGAATATGACCACAGCAGTAGAGTTTCTACTTGCTTCAATCCATACACAATCCTTTTAATAATgcaatgaatatttttttaactGCAACAGACTTTTTAAGTCCTAATGTTTAATTTTCCTAAAATCTTTCTGGTATGATAACCAACCACATCTTATGATAACCAACAACATCTTAGATATCTGCAAGTGATTGCAGTTGCTTTCCTGCTGGTTACATTCAAACAGCATTCTGATAGTGCACTCCACATAAAGGATGGTATTCTGCTGGTACAAGATAATTTTGACTTTTCCCCAGTGCCACAAAAGATGACAGCACtaatatcaatcaatcagtttcCCTGCAGGTGAATGATTAATGATTACTTGTGTATATCTCTTCAGTTAAGTGTTCAGTATCTCATAGTGCATAGTTTTGAATCAAAATTCATTCATATTGCCAATTTGTGAGTAGTGAGTGTCACAAAAGGTgtagtgtgcatgtgtgtgtctaACAATATATAAATCTCATTAATATCAGGCACCAAGGATGCAAGTGTCCTCATCCCCAAAAATTGCTTTTAGAAAATTGCTTGAGGTTTTAGATAAATATAACACAAGGAGGATTGCAGGAAATTTGTACACATACATATGTAATTCTAGTCTAATTTAATTTAGTAATTAAATTTTCAAATGCTTGTTTGACGTTCTTAAACAATCTCTGaacaatttttccattaatATATGAAGCaaagtttttatttacatcatgCATGACATGATGAATCACTCATGCAGAAGGTGTTCTGAATAGTTTAAATTGACATTAGTTGATACAAATTGTTACTGGTATAGTTTTCTTAAATGGAGACTTTGGAATGACTGACCTACCAGCCAGAAAACAGCTACAACAGCATCAGGAACTTGTAGgccaatgaatgaaggaaactcATGGTTCCCTTGCATCTATATTTTCCTGTGCTTTATTAAAAAGTCTatacatattctttttattttgtacagATATGTGAAGAATGAAATTAATATGTACACAGTTAACTTGCAGTATACTCTCACTCCTTGCTCACTTTAAAATCTACTACCTATCTATATATCAGGATGAGAGCCCCCTTAAAGAGGGTAATCGAGGTGAGGGTCAATATAAAAATACCGAGGAAGGGGTCTTTATGGACAAGTTGCATTTTAGCGCCTCATATTATAGTGCGGACAACTGTGAGGTTTGGTGCATGTGGTGTATGAGGTGGTACACTTGTGACAGGTCAAATTTATGCCAAAACAATGCTACATAAGGGGAGCATTCCAGAGTAGTGCTTTCTGAGGTAGCTACCCAATTAGTACACTAACCTAATGTCCAATTTAGGCTTAGATGCTTGATTATGAAAAGGTAACTACATAAGACTTTGCATGTATTAAGTTTTAGGAATAATTTGACTGACATTACTGTTATACATTatcaaaaaaaaatcattgtgtaaaaatacaaatatacatcTACAGGGCAAATTTTACTATAAGGTCCAATTACTTAGTGACCTTTAACTTTCACTACAAAATTAAGTCTATTCACTTCAGCTAATAACAACACACTACCTATTTCCAGAGGATTTGTCAATGTAGCTCTTGGTGCAGAAAAAGAGCAGCCAATTTCCAAAAATTTCAATGCTGAAGAAGTACACAAGAATGGTGTTCAAACCGCTAGCTTTCATAAgctgtggacagagagagatcATGTGAAGATGTTATTCTTACACAAAAAGAAATTCAACAGCCTCACTACATTTTGTCTTTCATGATGGCATGCAGGCTAACCATCAAGATTATGTACATTTCTGAAGTAGTTGTGGCATGCATTAAATGAATACAGTACAGCACTCCTGGGTCACCCTCACACTGGTAAAGCTGCTGCAGGCCCCAGTGCTCCTAGTTAGTCATCAGCACATGTTAGAACTAAAGGAAACTTCTCTCAACATGTCTACttctaacaaaaaaaacaaaacaaagataaaaaggtTCATGACAACTAGGTAATCAATTTGCAAGTTGCATAATTTTGTCTGTCATGACTTATCAAAGAATATTTTGTCAATAGGTACACAAGTCAAGCTACCAGAAGTAAAGATTGGGTTCGGTTCCACATAAGAAAGGGTAAGATTTTCATTTCTGAATACTTGAACAGCAACCAAATattatgacaaaaataataagctaATGATACCTCAAAATAGAAGCACATACCCAATGAAGATACCAATACGCCAATAGTATTTGCAATGTGCTCCTTAAAATCAAGGCAACCAATAAAGTAATCTGAGATATGAGAAGGAAGACACTACCTAAATAATACTACCTGAAGACTGATGAAACTAGCAATGGAAGATAAATTTACCTtgatgaatgaagaagaggaagatgatataTAAAAACTAAAATGTAACAAACATGAAaccaaagaggaagacaaggcagGAATAAAAtgaggggtgaggagggaagaggacaaagagaaataggaatgagaaaaggggaagcccaaaattaataaaactacCTAAAGTAGTTAAAAGTGATTCAAGATAAGGATATGATACCTGAATTATCAAACTATCCAAGAAAAGGGTATATCAAAGATCTCcctgagagagtgaaggaatatCCATGAGTGACTGAGGTACCTGATACGAATGATAGCTAAGAagcaggatgatgatgagtgtGGTGGCAGGCGCGAGGCTCGTGATGAAGTCCGCCATCCTCCTTAACAATGCAAATTTGTCCATGTTGAGGAAGAACCCATACATCCGCCGACACAGGCATAGTGGTGACCGCATCCAGTCCACTGGTGGCAGCTccttgtgtgtgatgtggtgacgTTGACCTGTGTTGGCtgaagaggaatggaaatgGAGGACATcagtaaaacaaaggaaacaagtTAGTGTGAGGAGTGGACAGTGTCAAtggttaaggaaaggaaggtgtaaATCTCTGGAAAAAAGGTGATATTAGAGTAAGAGTGTCTGTAGGTGAAAGAAAGTCTtggtgtcaagagagagagagagagagagagagagagagagagagagagagagagagagagagagagagagagagagagagagagagagagagagagagagagagagagagagagagagagagagagagagagagaaacactgagaatttagtgtgtgtggaaaaaaaagaaggatgcgTAATGAGCAGAAATTATAAAAATGTAAGGAAGGATGTGTGCAATACTGGGAAAACctacgagagagagacaaaagatatTAACGAGAGATgacaagagaaacacaagacAATTAACTTTCCTCTAACACTACAATTTAACTTCTGAGCAAGGCATGCCCTGTAAATTTTGTACTTGGCATAGTCAATTGATGGAGattttttgtctcttccatAGATTTTTCATTAATGTCTAAATTTGGCATACTTTGGCTTCCCCACCCCTCTTTCACACCAAAAAAAACAAGCTTAGTGGGGatagagtaggaggaaaagaagatgggatGTATTGTATTAATTTGCAATTTTACTGGTCATGATAGCATATAAGTGGATATAGGAGGCAAAGCTCCCCAACTGGCAAGATTAATGACTTCAAAATGTAGTGGAGAGATATAAGGAGACAAATATTCACTGTTTATTGATTATtatgtatgttagcagggaatggttgtctagagccattggtgtgaatgatcg
Encoded here:
- the LOC123507238 gene encoding palmitoyltransferase ZDHHC22-like isoform X2, translating into MRSPLCLCRRMYGFFLNMDKFALLRRMADFITSLAPATTLIIILLLSYHSYQLMKASGLNTILVYFFSIEIFGNWLLFFCTKSYIDKSSGNSELAPGLSHDDCKQLRYCPTCKIYKPERSHHCSLCDRCIHQRDHHCFFLGTCVGGYNLCYFILFCFYACIGCLYAARLLHRYYSGTYLRAFWSSEFLYYFYPVTLVMWMLDKAQLAEVGWVTLLYVSSATGVFTGFCVIQQLVYVLRGQTAYEYNKGLLMVHRSAFHNFLHVFGRYWILHILIPFPRRRASTDPRSFLKIV
- the LOC123507238 gene encoding palmitoyltransferase ZDHHC22-like isoform X1: MSVLAAYIPSLGSNLRLRDSNTGQRHHITHKELPPVDWMRSPLCLCRRMYGFFLNMDKFALLRRMADFITSLAPATTLIIILLLSYHSYQLMKASGLNTILVYFFSIEIFGNWLLFFCTKSYIDKSSGNSELAPGLSHDDCKQLRYCPTCKIYKPERSHHCSLCDRCIHQRDHHCFFLGTCVGGYNLCYFILFCFYACIGCLYAARLLHRYYSGTYLRAFWSSEFLYYFYPVTLVMWMLDKAQLAEVGWVTLLYVSSATGVFTGFCVIQQLVYVLRGQTAYEYNKGLLMVHRSAFHNFLHVFGRYWILHILIPFPRRRASTDPRSFLKIV